The following is a genomic window from Bombus pyrosoma isolate SC7728 linkage group LG5, ASM1482585v1, whole genome shotgun sequence.
ACTATTTAATAAACGCGTGAATCGGGATAAATAAACACAAATATCAGGCTGAAGGAAGAACATGTACGTTTGACACCCTGTACATATATTACCTTGTTTCCACGTGAAAATGCGACGGACCATCGCTGGAAGCCGCAGACGAGCTCCTTGCTGGTGACGTCTCTTTCAGGGTCTCGTACCACACTCCTGGTGACGACGAAAGAGAAGACCCGCGTGCCGCTGCTATCAGGCAGCTGCGCGAATCTGTACAGCAAAGCCATCACCGCATCTCGAGGGCACAGCTAAACTGATGGTCCACGATTACTCGACGTCTCTATCTGAATAAATTCTTTGTTTCACCAGTATCCTGCAATACAATTCCATAaatctctttctttattatattcaactaattacattttacattcaGTTAGACATTTAATCGAAGGACCCGATAAAAGTACGACGTACGTACTTGAGTATCGAGTAAGTACGTGATCGCAATACTTGGGGATCAAAGACGATTATTTTGAGCGGCGAACGTAAAACGACgctaatttattttgtaacgttTGCCGTTATCTCGAGTCTAAACAcggatatttaatatttgagatTGCGATTATTACGGAAGCTTtcgtgataataataaataataaataattaaataattaaataatttagacaTTAATATTTCGCGGTAGTGGCTGATAAACGTGATAAACGATACAGTGAAACGAAGGATGTAAGAAGGAACACGCGGTCTGATATTCTAAAATTGGTGAagagaatggaagaaaagCTACGCTCGTAATTCCTCTCCCGTCATTCGGATGTAATCCGTCGACGTGCGTGACAATTAATGCCACAAAGAGCTTTACGTGCATGCTACTATTTTAAAATCGAAAGCGGATTACGACCGTTCGTTGCATCTCGACTCAAAGGGAGCGCGACTCGAAAATCGCGCGACGAAAATTTTTGCTTTGATCTAGCACAAGGCGACTTTCAAATCGTGTCCATTTCccttataaatgtttaatgaaTGGAGTGGCTGGAATAAATGTTGGTCGAGAGTATATTTGGGTAACTTTTTATTAGTAGatttgttttactttattGTAGGTGCTTTGTTATAGGACCACAGGTGCACTAGTGTATCATTTCAttcggaaataaatttttattaaaagcaatattGTCCTTCAAAACGCTCAGTTTCTGTCCAGATAAATCTGCCctttaaaatatgttacatttttttcaaatattctaataaatatctatttccAATTTACgatatcaataaataacacgaaaaaAAGCGAAAGGACAGGAACAAATTCGAACTTTTGATCCAACAGCTTGAATCATTCTACGAATTATCTTACACACGTGTATCAAAATCGGCTGATATCATGCAGAACCAGCTGACAGAAGCTTTTGTTCGCTTCCACGGATGGCTACGAAGATTTCGGAAAACATGTGATCGCGCAACCGATCAATCTTTTCCAATCCACGGTGCAAAATTCACGAGTGAAGAGCAGCCTCTGGGCTCCACGcgaattcttttaattctctGAGTTGTATATCGATCCAAAGCACAGGTTAGTTTCAATGCACTCCGACGCCAAACGTTCTTCGAacgatttctcgttttcttaTCCAGGAAAATTAGATTCCTAGCAAGATGGTGAAAACGAAGGACGACGAGGGTGCCTTGTTCTTCAGGGACGGTATAGTTTACCGAGAATGGGGATACCGGCTGTCAAGCCTAGAGAGATACCCCCTTGCGGAGATGTATTTCGAGAAAGCAATTCAACAGGGCCAGCAAAACGATCTTAGGACATACGTTGGCCTCGGAAAAGTGCAACTTAATTACGCTAGGTTCCGCAGAGCGTTGAAGACCACCGAGAAATGTCTAAAATTAGGTTAGATATTACGTTCTGAGAAAATGTTCGTAAGATGCTCCTCATAGAAATAATCGTAATTTGAAATCCgagtatttgaaaattcgaattccTTCGAATATCAAGTTTCAAGGATCCTTCGACTGCTATTATCAACGATACCATAGGcaaggaataaatatttctaatgatTTCCATACTGTAACTTGGAGTCATGAGAGCATGTTCCATAGCTTTTTCCGTTCTCAAGTTCATTTCTATGGCAGAGTTAATTTTCGAACGAGCAGCGCTGAGTTGCTGCTGGACGTTTAAACGCAATTAACTCGCTGTTTCCCGAGATTGCTTTCATTTCCAGATCCGACCTATTCCCATGTGAAGCACATGCAGTTGCAGACGCTATTTTACATCGGCGACTTCGAACACAGTTTGGTACACGCCCATCAGGGTTACCAGAAGTATCCAACTACATTCTTCCAGCATGGGATATTGCGAGGTAATGAAACCATCGAGGACTGTATCGGCTTAGATACCGAACCTACAACACTCGAACTCCTCTCTCCGTGGATACGAGAGCTCCAGATATATCGAGAGTTGCTGATCGAGAAACTCAAAGAGGAAGTGGACGAGCTTGCAGGTAAGAATGAACGatgtacaataatttctttagaaataGGAAAGCAGAATAGGAAAATTTGATAAGTTTAAAGAAGTTTAACGATTAGTATGAGGTGGATAGGCCGTGATAGTGCTGTTGTTGTATAGGCCGAGATAGGTACTGCTGCTGCTGGTGTATGAGATTTATATCTGCGCATCCGGTAGGCTTCTTCTCAGTTAGGAATCGTGGAGAAAAAATTGGACTACGAGTGCTGGGATTTGAACTTGGGTTTTGAACGTTCGTAACTAATGGCGCTAACCACAGCTCTGTCGCCGTCCGGTCCTAGTTTGCTGTCGAGTGTCGCTacaagtattataataaataaacttgaaATAGGATTTAAAAGTATCCGTCTCGACAGATGTTTAGCAAACTTCAGAACGCTAGCGGCAGTCAATTTAGCAGTGCGAATAATGCGGACAAAACTGCAGCGCGAGTATAATTCTTAAGTTGTGCTGCAACTTCCTGATGTAACGGCTTCAGTTTTCGCAGCAAACCTGCTCCCACAGGCGAACAGAGTTAACAGTTTTCGCTCTGCTCGTCGACTCGACTCTCCGTTTCGCGTATTAATTGGACTTTAACTTTTCGTTTCGGTCTCAAAGATGATTTTTcgtgacaaaaaaaaaaaaaaagaaaagaaacagaagaatgaaaaaaggataaagagaggaaattgaaaagcaGAAACTCGTTAGAGCATAATGTAGTTCGTTAAACGTTTTAATCTTTCCTTTGATCGTCGCGGTGGCTGCAACAACTTGCCGCTGGCGTTGTTTTCACCACGTTCAACGAACGATACCCGGTGCGTTCTATCGTATTGATAAATCAGGAAACGCGAACGCGGAAGTGATAAAAGTGGAACCTTGACTATCACTCTAAAAAGATAATTGATTCTACCTAAATGCAGTGGTAATCAATCCTACTTTGTTCGAAATTTTAGTTCGCCATGCTATCTTGGGAATATTTCACTGGCTCAGCAAACGCGGCCTGTCGGGATTTCATTTGAGACTGTAATAAGAGACGGTCGCCTCTATGCGACGCTTTTGTCTCTTGTTTTGGCCAACGTTTATTCCCATGAAATACGGTGTAAATACACAGGTAGCACGATGATTATTCGAACGATCAATTTCTCTGTCCCACTCGTGACGAAATGTTCATCGCGATTCGCAGAATTATTTCTAGACACTTTTATAGATGTTTAATCGGACGAATAGAACACTTATGAATGAGAATTTACATAGTAAGCGTAAAAACGATCATTCCAGTAGTAAGATATGTAGCATAAATCAGAGTAAACTACCCTCCCTTGTCCTTAAAAAATAGCGAAAATCGAGAATTATATTGTTCTCTAGGCATAGAAGAGGAACAAACAAAGTTCAAAGTGAATTACCCTGAAGCTCGAGCGGAAGCCGAGTTCAGAAGGATGCAGCGTATCCTCGCGCACTTATATCTTGGTTGCCTGGCGCACGATAACGAATTTTTGCAACACCTGGCCGAACATCCGGAAAAATTGGAATCTCCGAATAAAGAGACCAGCGTGTTGCTTCATCAAGTGATATCGAGAAATTACCGGAGAGGTATCCGTAGGCAGAACGTGTTGCGAATGCGACGACCACTTTACGTGATGATGTTCGAGAGTAGACGCATACCTCCGGGTCACAAGAAGATATTGGAGAATGAGAAGAAGTTGAGGAGGAACCTTATCGTTATCCAGGCAGACTTCCTGTTGCATCGCCTGCACGAAATTAGAATGCGAAAGGACTACATCACCTTTTTTGGGTGAGTCGTTGGTGAACGAGAATCGAATTCTCTTCACGCTTGAATATCTTCTTGAGAAATTTTTTCGAATACTTTTCCGCGAAGAACGTAGATGCTGGATAATTCAGAGGTGATAAAAGTATGATAAGAACGAGCTTGTTTTgagaatttttgaaagaaagcAGAGGAAATTGAGGAAAAGTATAGGGAAGTGttaaagaaagtaaaacaCATTTTACTACAGAACAGAAATAGCTTCCGATTTCTTATTTCAGCTAGGAATTTTAAGtggtgaaaaaataattcgatatataTCCGATTTCTTTCAGAATGGTGGATCGTGTGAAAGACAAGTTCGACTCGTACTCGCTGAAGATGTTTCCTCTAAAGGAGAGGTGTCTGAACGCGCTCTACAACATGGTCGCGTGGACCTATATAGACACCCGCGATTTATCGAAGATACAGAGTAGACAACTTAAGAGAACATACTTGAAACATCATCTGGGAATTCGAGTTGCTGAGCTACCACGCGACAGCGACATTGGCTGGTTAAAAGCGACCGATAGAAAAGAAACCCTCAAGACCTACCGCaggttccttctttttctttctttcatatatattcCTCTAAAACGtactaaatattctatattaaacGTTCTTCTGTTTCATCTTTAAAATCTAGAAGGCTAGCCATGGCCTCGGAACCTTTGGAGCTAGCTTGGCTGTTCCACGAGTTCTCGAAATACTTGATCGACATCCGTCGTTACGATCTGGCCAGATTCTATGGTAAAAAGGCTCGAGACATGGGACAGGAAGCAGGCAACGAGCAGTGGATGTTAAATTCTCAACACCTCTTCATTCGGATCGAAATCAGTCAAAATTACCGCAACGAAGCGAAAGAGGCGGCTCTTCTGGCACTGTCCAGTGCTAAGAAACTTGGCCTCGACTTTCTCATCGACTTCTACAGAAACGCGATCGAGGTGATCGATGACATGGACATGGAGAAGTTGCTGGCGTTCGACGCGATCGCAGCGAGGCAACAgctgatattaaatttaatgccAGACGATATGAAAGCCGAGGTGGATTTTCTTTGGAGGCGGATGGACGCGGTTCCTGCGAGTCGTAGATTGTCGGTGATGCCTGGCTGCAAGCCCGTGGATCGCAAGTTCAAGCTGCCCTGCAAGAGGATGACCATATTGCCCAGTCCTCCGCGAGACCCCGAGAAAGAGGCCAGGAAAGCTCTACTGGCGCAATACGAGTCCCGCAAGGACAGACCTAGCTTCGCGGACTTCGATGAATATGAATAACGTTTAGAGTCTGCAGCCTCGTAAATGTCGATCCTGTTTGTCCGGTTGACTGTGTCACCAGGCTCGCGAGTACGAAGCATACCCTGGTCGGTGAACGAGAACCACAGCTTTGTCGAAGTGCTACAAGTTATACAAGAACGGACTTAACGTCGTGTACCTTGATGAATATGAATGGCAATGATGAAGCGTAAAGTTACGAGTATAGGTACTAAGTTTCGTTGATCTCCGATAAGATTTTGAGGACTTTGAGAAGTTGAAACTGTTATCCTTGACAAGTGAGAAGCGTATACTTGTTACAAACTTTTGGACCAAGATCGGGCCAGCCTTCTTTGCACTTGGCTGGTTTCGAACTATAAAGCCTCGAAGATAGATACGAAATTTCGATACGTGTTTAGGAAGCGAGAGTTTAAGGAAGTCGAAGAGGCTAGAACCATCGTCGAatcgataaatgaaaaatgggGATATTCCTGGCTGTGCGAAAGagagaatggaaaatttcttttgattttttcaCAGTCGAATCTACGATTAAAGCTTCAGAACTTCGAAAGAGAGTGGCGTTTAGCGTTCGAGTGAATTTTTCTCGGTTCTTTAAGGGATAATCTTAGACGTTCTGGCGGTGCTGCAGTGTCGATCTTCTTGAGAATGGTTCTTTGAAAGCGGAATGAGTATGACATAGCGCCGTATTCGCTAGTCTGTAACGTTTTATCTCCGCCTTTAGCTTTGCTCCGGTGAAAAAGATAGAATTGATGGTAGCTGGATTTTCCGCGCAGACTCTGGAAAATTGCGCCAGCTAATAGGATAAGTTCTCTCGTTGTCTGCTTGCGCTCTGTTAAATGGATAGTTCAAGTTCCTCTGTTGAAGTCCATTGCGAAAATCCGATTTCAGATCGATTAACAAAATTTGCGTTTAGTTCGCGAACCTATACTCTGTTAatgtaattgtataaatttagcTCGCAACTGATTcgttgatttctttttatgaaacGATTACTCTCGCTTGCAAATTCACAATAATATTCATTCTATTTTGTATGTGTACGTGCATGCGCGTAAGAggattcaaaaaatataaatcgatcTTTTAGAAATAGCTGAAATTATAGTACAATCCGGATGAGTAAAGCTTCCCgtttatatttccaaatatcgtaaaactattgACAAACTTCAAAGTACCCTAATCATGGCAAAATTCAGGCGAGATTTCAATGAGACAAACGTCAACGTCAATTTAAACGTTGATGGCGGTCCTCGCGAGCAGAGGCCTGAGAGGCAACTCGGAGGATTTGAACGATACAAGAAAAGCGGTGGAAAATGCGGAAAGTCGCGCGCGTCTCAATCACAAGAAAAGCGATTGCAAGGTGGTCTCGAAGAATAATCGAGAATACGCGCAATCTTTGCATGGCGAAGCTGATCAGTTATACCGCAGGCAAGatctacaaaatttttatattttattctcttcaAAAGATTTTAAGAGGCTAACCATTCCGCCCAAGAAGTAACTTTTACAAATTGGACAGTTGACGTCTTCAATTTCATTCACGAACTTTCGACAGCGTAATTTTCCAAGCAAATCTTTTCACTTTAAAACGCGACCTGGAATAGCGTTCGTATATCgcgttacaatttattttgtaaatgttgATACACCGATGCTTTGATAAAACTGAATTTTTCGAGAATACAGGCAACAAAGCGTGGAAAAACCGACGGTGCAGGTGGTCGTGTTTGCGTTCGTTTTGTTATCAACGTTCTACTATCGCTTTATCAACTTTCCCTTCGGATCGAGTGGAAGCGGAAATTTCAAGCCGAAAGTCGAAATAGAAACTAAACCGCAATTATTGGAATTGTTTCGCTTGAAATTTAATTGGGCGCTTTGGTCAGGCCTTTACTACGCATCGATTTCAACGATTTCATCAgcgaaatgaatttattttcttgaaatggCCCTACAGACTATTAGAGGAACCGTGACTGTATCGTTTAATTACTTTTGCATAATTAATTGCAGGGTGTGACCAGGGTGAATGTTCCGCCACTAAAGACGTCATGATAGAATTATGTCGATGACAATGTTAGCTCTCGCATCGAAATCCAATTGTCTTTTAGTATGTTGTgtgttattgaaatttaatacgttACGAAATGGATTTCACACATACAGATGTGTATCGTAATTAATGGATTAGGTTTCATTCATTATACGTGCGGTAACGTTATTTCAGATCGTTAAAGTGATCATCGATAAAATCTCGTTtgttaatattcaaattgtaTTTCGATTTAAGATAATATTCTTCGATAATATGTTCAAAGgtaaaaatcttcaaaataatCTCCTCCGCAGCTccaaatacgtaataacaagTGAAATGAATGTTTCGAGTTGTACAAAGTCTTTGATATGGTACATTCAAGGCAATTATAGAAGAATTATTGTAAACAGATTGATGAGATCGTAGACATTATAGCAATGCTTCAAAACCACATGAATTTCACGCGATAtaatttcgaacgatcgaatacAGTGAAACTACGAAATCGGATAATTTTTGCTTGCGTTATTACGCtcgtgaaaatattacaaattctttgTCATACGATCGGTAAGTAGGCACAGTAGCACATGCACAGCTCGAAACCGAAACCGAAACTCGAGCGATAGAACGTTCGAGGAATTTACAGACAATTGTATTGAAACGCAATACACCATGTACGTATTCGTCTGATTCAAACTATGACAAAACATTAATTGAAAACTTTTCATTGGCTACacatctaattaaatttcctatttccGTTATAATCGTATTTAACGAAGAGCGATTGGCGTGTGTCACCAAGTGCCTGTTCCAACCGTtgtattttccataatttctGGCATTTTGCACGTGTACTCCAGGCGTCggttaattatcgaaattagCGCATCGCCATGGTACACAAGGCAACGACCGATGACGCGGTGTTAAAGCGTTGTTTAAACAGGCCCTCGTCCTTTCCCCGTGATTAATCGTCAGTCCATTTCGCCGTGGCTAAGCGAACGAATTTTGAATGTTGCATCGCAATTTGCAGCGGTGATTACGAGTCGGCATTAGTACTGTATCATAGAGCAGCGAACTTGTATCCGAGGGACAGCAGTCACGGTGTTGCGGCTAGGAGGACCGCAGCGACGATAAGCTCTTGCAATAATCCGTCGAAAGCTTTGCGGAAGGTTTTACCCAGCTCTGGAGAGCGATTAACGGCTGCCCTATGTCCGGAAACCGCCGCTATAATGGCGAACGAGCAGCTGAAGAAGTCGCCCGAACCTATGTCGATCCCCGAGGTACTTAGGtacgttacaaaatttattaccgagtacgtggaaaaatttcgaagctgagaaaaatgttattgaatCTTTTGTAGCAAAATCGAATTGAAGAAAACTTTAACTCTGAATTTCTTTCATGGGAGTTTCTATTTTGCGAAAACGACGATTTTGTACGATTGTTTGTCGCGTCAAGCGTTTCGGAATGAAAATTCTAACATGTTCGATTAATAATGTGGATAACATCGAAATAAGTTATTAACAAGAAATATCAAGCGATAGTACGTAATAGTAGGCGAACTGAAACTTTGTGCGATTATCTGTTGTGAATGATCGAGTTTCAAGCGTTTCTTATTGCCtagaacaatgaaaaattagattagaatataaaagatCGAATTTAGCTATGCAGAGATAAAATCAAATTGTTCGTGGAAATCACAGAAGGCGAAAGATACGATAGCTAATAGGATTTTGATCCATCTAGTTAGTAGGATTGTAGTCTGATAATGTAATAGACGATGCACGGTATTCATGATTTATGCGAGAGCAATCTATCTATAAGATGATATATTCATGCCACCTGTAAGACGATTGTCTACGTAAATTACAGTCTGTCAGATCTGTCTATTCTATGAGAACCTGATCTATGCCGAGTATGATATCAATACGCCTTCAGACCATGATTAAAGTATTCGAAATGTCGGGATAACGATTCGAAACGTGGCTCAGAATACGGATCCTCGACTGACGTCAATAGGAACAGGGATGGGAACCTCAGGGAAATGAATCGAACGTCTCAATGCGAATCGAGGCAATTAAATCATTTGCATAAAAACAATGCTGTATGGAATAGGTTCTATTTTGATACTGTTCtccaatttatataataatagtctAAGAACTCGATCTTCCAATATCTAAAGATATCTGACAAGATTTTCTGCTAATATTAACActagaattacatttttttttttaattatttatcattctcTACAAAGTTTTCTATATCAATCTAATTATAAAACGGCCGCATTACTTAGGGTAGACTGCTATTATATCAGTCAATAATTctcaaattaaaaagttctcAATTTCCACGCTTCAGAGACCGAGGCAAATATCctacaaaataaatgattaaacaCTGCCCTTTCCTCCAACCCTTAGCTATTTCGACAGCCACAAAAGCTACTGGAAGAGCCTTCCGTCTCCTCGAATCTCCAATACTCAGCTAGCAAGATCCAAGATGATGTTCAAACAATTAAACAATCTTGCTGAGACTACATTGAAGAATCTAGAGGCGTCTTTCCAGTCTGGAAAAGTATCCATCGCTCTGAAGATCACTCAGGAGTTACTCGTGCTATCGGAGGGCTTGCACGACCCTAGTCGCTATCAGATAGCTGCCTATCATTATTTATCCTTGATCCACGTGGCCATGGGAAGACACGACCGAGCAGTATGTAGCGTATCACGTTTGATACGCTTGTCGAAGAGTACCGCGGATGTGGTTCAGATCTGTCGGTCATTGGTAACCTTGGGAAAAGTGCATCTCAGCTTTGGACACCTCGACGCAGCAGCCAAGGCATGGGAGTACTTGTCCAAGCACTTGAAGAAACCGATTCCCGTGGCTTGGATCAAACACGAGATTGGCAGATGTTACTTGGAGActggaaaatatgaaaaagcaATGGAAATGGGTTTCAGGTGCGTGGAAGCGGCAACAAAAGCCCATTCAAAGAAGTGGATGCTTAATGGAAGACTGTTGCTAGGTATGCATTTGCGgaattcattttttctctgaaacctattatattttcaatttgatttgGATCAATCTTATGTCGCGTGATATCGTAACTGTcatagaagaatattaaaattgcaagTGTCGTAGAAATTTAGTAAGATGGAAGAATAAATCGTCGACGATCCGATGATCTGCGATTGTCTCGGTCTACTATATATTGTCTATTGTGCTACAATTTGTCTGTTCGGTGGTTTAGAACCTATTTAGCGCATCAGACCTCTGGTAGAACTGGCTACAGTTGGACACCGAAATCAATTTCCACGCGAATACGATTTACACCCGAGAGCATGGAATGTCGATAGGGATAACGGTTGCGAAGGTAGTCAGGGTTGTTGGTCTGTGGGAACGCTGATACCGCTCGTTCCACTCGAATTACAATTAGTATCGCAATTTGACCACAGCGATAAGGAAAAGAGGCGGACGTACTACGTTTCCGAGGGAGACAAAATTACAACGTTTGCTTTAATCGTAAATAACATGTTATTAACTAAGACGATTATCCATAATTTTTACACATCCACTGCATAAACAgattctttttcctcgtttccccaatttttttcttcttccactcCGTAACCATTTTCAAATAGCTTACGCGAGCGTGTGTTCTTTGTTCGCTTTGCGATCTCAAGCACTCGTTGTCAGTATAAAGATTCTTTTGATCATACGCTGCAGATCATTGGTATCTTTCAACACAACGCTtcgatttattcttctttgatttatttttcaaggtCAAAGCCTAGCTAAGTTAGGCAGATTCGTGGAATCGCTGGAGGAGCTACAGATAGCGGCGAAGATCACCGAGGAAGAGGGTGATACCCCGATGCTGTCCTACATCCGCGATCTTATCGACCAAGTGGCGCGCGCCCTCCGCAAGATCCCGTTCGAGAACAGCCACTGGGAGGTCGTCGAGTCGGTCATTTCGCACGGCCAAAAAGCCAAGCAAGATTTGAGTTTGTTTGTTAGCGGCAAGGGAACGGTGACAACTACGGTATTCTCGCAGAGGAAAGCGATTATCGAGCGAAGAGACGATTCCGGCAACGAGGACACGTCGGTTGACGAAGACGAGGAGATAACGACGCGGTCGAACAAGACAGCGAATTTAGCCCGCACTTATCGCGAATGTACCGCTCAATCGGATCTAGAAAAGGAACAGTACGTTTCTCAAGGTGATGCCACGTTCAGAGTAGATAtcgagaggaagaaaatttctccTTCGTCTTCTAGCTCTTCCTTAACCTCTCTTATATCCACCATCGATGcgcgagaagaagaaagtagaaCCGTTGAAGATAATTTGGAGAAGATAGCGGATAGAGGAGGAGACAACGTACAGGAGGAGGAAGATACGCCGAAGCGTGAAAATAATAGCACAGTATCCGGAAGAAGCGTGAACACGATGGCTACGTACGTCATAGAGGAGGAAGGATCCATGTTGGAGAATGTAAAACAGGCGTCCGGTAACGAGGAAGAGGATAGCGAGAAAGCGACGGACAGAGGATCCTGCAAGTTGGTTGGGTACGAGGATAAGATAGGGGAACAGAGAGGGGATATGCTAAATGCTCTCCGCGTGATCGAAGAACTGGGAAAGAAGGACGAAGTGGAATTGCTGGAGATGCTCAGGGACATGCTGTTGTCGACCGACGAGGAAGGTCGACCAGACGATTTAGGGAATTCGGGGGATGGTTTCCGGACGTCGAGATCCGGGGCGGATAGGCAGAACGAGGTCGTGGCAAGTCGTTCGATCCGGACGACCTCTTTGCCGTCGAGCCCTCGCAAGTATCACGCCGATGGCGATTTTCGTGACTGTGCAATGCctttggaatttaatta
Proteins encoded in this region:
- the LOC122568013 gene encoding outer dynein arm-docking complex subunit 4-like isoform X2 — its product is MRRHVGDPTYSHVKHMQLQTLFYIGDFEHSLVHAHQGYQKYPTTFFQHGILRGNETIEDCIGLDTEPTTLELLSPWIRELQIYRELLIEKLKEEVDELAGIEEEQTKFKVNYPEARAEAEFRRMQRILAHLYLGCLAHDNEFLQHLAEHPEKLESPNKETSVLLHQVISRNYRRGIRRQNVLRMRRPLYVMMFESRRIPPGHKKILENEKKLRRNLIVIQADFLLHRLHEIRMRKDYITFFGMVDRVKDKFDSYSLKMFPLKERCLNALYNMVAWTYIDTRDLSKIQSRQLKRTYLKHHLGIRVAELPRDSDIGWLKATDRKETLKTYRRRLAMASEPLELAWLFHEFSKYLIDIRRYDLARFYGKKARDMGQEAGNEQWMLNSQHLFIRIEISQNYRNEAKEAALLALSSAKKLGLDFLIDFYRNAIEVIDDMDMEKLLAFDAIAARQQLILNLMPDDMKAEVDFLWRRMDAVPASRRLSVMPGCKPVDRKFKLPCKRMTILPSPPRDPEKEARKALLAQYESRKDRPSFADFDEYE
- the LOC122568013 gene encoding outer dynein arm-docking complex subunit 4-like isoform X1; translated protein: MVKTKDDEGALFFRDGIVYREWGYRLSSLERYPLAEMYFEKAIQQGQQNDLRTYVGLGKVQLNYARFRRALKTTEKCLKLDPTYSHVKHMQLQTLFYIGDFEHSLVHAHQGYQKYPTTFFQHGILRGNETIEDCIGLDTEPTTLELLSPWIRELQIYRELLIEKLKEEVDELAGIEEEQTKFKVNYPEARAEAEFRRMQRILAHLYLGCLAHDNEFLQHLAEHPEKLESPNKETSVLLHQVISRNYRRGIRRQNVLRMRRPLYVMMFESRRIPPGHKKILENEKKLRRNLIVIQADFLLHRLHEIRMRKDYITFFGMVDRVKDKFDSYSLKMFPLKERCLNALYNMVAWTYIDTRDLSKIQSRQLKRTYLKHHLGIRVAELPRDSDIGWLKATDRKETLKTYRRRLAMASEPLELAWLFHEFSKYLIDIRRYDLARFYGKKARDMGQEAGNEQWMLNSQHLFIRIEISQNYRNEAKEAALLALSSAKKLGLDFLIDFYRNAIEVIDDMDMEKLLAFDAIAARQQLILNLMPDDMKAEVDFLWRRMDAVPASRRLSVMPGCKPVDRKFKLPCKRMTILPSPPRDPEKEARKALLAQYESRKDRPSFADFDEYE
- the LOC122567869 gene encoding outer dynein arm-docking complex subunit 4-like, yielding MAVLASRGLRGNSEDLNDTRKAVENAESRARLNHKKSDCKVVSKNNREYAQSLHGEADQLYRSGDYESALVLYHRAANLYPRDSSHGVAARRTAATISSCNNPSKALRKVLPSSGERLTAALCPETAAIMANEQLKKSPEPMSIPEVLRYVTKFITEYVEKFRSCYFDSHKSYWKSLPSPRISNTQLARSKMMFKQLNNLAETTLKNLEASFQSGKVSIALKITQELLVLSEGLHDPSRYQIAAYHYLSLIHVAMGRHDRAVCSVSRLIRLSKSTADVVQICRSLVTLGKVHLSFGHLDAAAKAWEYLSKHLKKPIPVAWIKHEIGRCYLETGKYEKAMEMGFRCVEAATKAHSKKWMLNGRLLLGQSLAKLGRFVESLEELQIAAKITEEEGDTPMLSYIRDLIDQVARALRKIPFENSHWEVVESVISHGQKAKQDLSLFVSGKGTVTTTVFSQRKAIIERRDDSGNEDTSVDEDEEITTRSNKTANLARTYRECTAQSDLEKEQYVSQGDATFRVDIERKKISPSSSSSSLTSLISTIDAREEESRTVEDNLEKIADRGGDNVQEEEDTPKRENNSTVSGRSVNTMATYVIEEEGSMLENVKQASGNEEEDSEKATDRGSCKLVGYEDKIGEQRGDMLNALRVIEELGKKDEVELLEMLRDMLLSTDEEGRPDDLGNSGDGFRTSRSGADRQNEVVASRSIRTTSLPSSPRKYHADGDFRDCAMPLEFN